The window ACCCGGCGCTCATCAGCGCGACCGCCTCTATTCGCCGGGCGAAATCTCCACGCTTTCGGGAAATGGGCCGTTGAAACGATCCATCGCCGCCGCGGCGCCCTCGGCCAGGAAACACAACGCGGCGTCGGCAGCTCGCGGGACGGCATCCTGCAGGAGCGTCTCTTCCTCTTCACGAAACGACTGAAGAACCCAATCGACCGGATCGACGTTCGCCGGCGGGCGACCCACACCGAAACGCAAGCGCGGCACGTTCTCGCTTCCGAGCTGACGGAGGATGTCGCGGAGACCGCGCTGGCCGCCGTCGCTGCCTTCGGGCCGCAGACGGAGTCGGCCGAGGGGCAGATCGAGATCGT is drawn from bacterium and contains these coding sequences:
- a CDS encoding aminoacyl-tRNA hydrolase, with the translated sequence MKLVVGLGNPGGRYRSTRHNAGFRVVSCLAERAGIDVDQTRFSGRFGEGRARGVAIALLLPETWMNRSGEAVAQALRELDIREPERDLLVVLDDLDLPLGRLRLRPEGSDGGQRGLRDILRQLGSENVPRLRFGVGRPPANVDPVDWVLQSFREEEETLLQDAVPRAADAALCFLAEGAAAAMDRFNGPFPESVEISPGE